The Mesorhizobium sp. M1D.F.Ca.ET.043.01.1.1 genome contains a region encoding:
- the moaA gene encoding GTP 3',8-cyclase MoaA: MNMIDPFGRTITYLRVSVTDRCDFRCTYCMAEDMTFLPKKDLLSLEELDRLCTVFIEKGVRKLRLTGGEPLVRKNIMHLVRQLSRHLESGALEELTLTTNGSQLSRFAAELADCGVKRINVSLDTLDADKFRQITRWGNLGKVMEGIDAAQAAGLKVKLNAVALREFNDAEIPEMLRWAHRRGMDLTVIETMPMGEIDADRTDQYLPLSLLRASLERQFTLTDIPYKTGGPARYVHVSETGGRLGFITPMTHNFCESCNRVRLTCTGTLYMCLGQEDAADLRAPLRASEGNELVSEAIDEAIGRKPKGHDFIIDRRTSRPSVSRHMSVTGG; the protein is encoded by the coding sequence ATGAATATGATCGACCCATTCGGTCGCACGATCACCTACCTTCGCGTGTCGGTCACCGACCGCTGCGACTTCCGCTGCACCTATTGCATGGCCGAGGACATGACCTTCCTGCCGAAGAAGGATCTGTTGTCGCTCGAGGAACTCGACCGGCTCTGCACCGTCTTCATCGAAAAGGGCGTCCGCAAGCTGAGGCTTACCGGCGGCGAGCCGCTGGTGCGCAAGAACATCATGCATCTGGTGCGCCAGCTGTCGCGGCATCTTGAGAGCGGCGCGCTGGAGGAGCTGACGCTCACCACCAACGGCTCGCAGCTGTCGCGCTTTGCCGCTGAGCTTGCCGACTGCGGGGTGAAGCGCATCAACGTCTCGCTCGACACGCTCGACGCCGACAAATTCCGCCAGATCACCCGCTGGGGCAATCTCGGCAAGGTCATGGAAGGCATCGACGCCGCGCAGGCCGCGGGCCTGAAGGTCAAGCTCAACGCCGTGGCGCTGCGCGAATTTAACGATGCCGAAATCCCCGAGATGCTGCGCTGGGCGCATCGCCGCGGCATGGATCTGACCGTCATAGAAACCATGCCGATGGGCGAGATCGACGCCGATCGCACAGACCAATACCTGCCGCTGTCGCTGCTGCGCGCCTCGCTGGAGCGCCAGTTCACGCTGACCGATATCCCCTACAAGACCGGCGGCCCTGCCCGCTATGTCCATGTTTCCGAGACAGGCGGCAGGCTCGGCTTCATCACGCCGATGACGCATAACTTCTGCGAAAGCTGCAACCGTGTTCGGCTGACCTGCACAGGCACGCTCTACATGTGCCTCGGCCAGGAGGACGCCGCCGACCTCAGGGCGCCGTTGCGTGCGTCCGAAGGCAACGAACTGGTCAGCGAAGCGATAGACGAGGCGATCGGGCGCAAGCCCAAGGGCCACGATTTCATCATCGATCGCCGCACCAGCCGTCCCTCCGTGTCGCGCCATATGAGCGTCACCGGCGGCTGA
- a CDS encoding DUF971 domain-containing protein, with amino-acid sequence MTAPKELRVSKDRKLLTVTFPDHQPFELPAELLRVASPSAEVQGHSPEQRVTVPGKRNVAILKIEPVGNYAVRITFDDFHDTGIFTWNYLHTLGHEKEERWNAYLAELAKKGLSRDR; translated from the coding sequence ATGACGGCGCCGAAGGAACTGAGGGTCTCCAAAGACCGCAAGCTGCTCACCGTGACCTTCCCGGATCACCAGCCGTTCGAGCTGCCGGCGGAATTGTTGCGCGTTGCCTCGCCCTCGGCGGAGGTGCAGGGCCATTCGCCGGAACAGCGGGTGACCGTGCCCGGCAAGCGCAACGTGGCGATCCTCAAGATCGAGCCGGTCGGCAACTACGCCGTGCGCATCACCTTTGACGATTTCCACGACACCGGCATTTTCACCTGGAACTATCTTCATACGCTCGGCCACGAGAAGGAGGAACGCTGGAACGCCTATCTCGCCGAGCTTGCCAAGAAGGGTCTCAGCCGGGATCGCTAG
- a CDS encoding pyridoxamine 5'-phosphate oxidase family protein codes for MSLITSVEQLEALYGLPGEASIVKELDHVIPEYAAFIEASPFVALATSGPEGLDCSPRGDLAGFVRLVDEKTLMMPDRRGNNRADSLKNIIRDPRVGLLFLVPGSGTTLRVNGRAHITTDAELCASFTVEGKPARSVTVVAVDTVYFQCARAIVRSELWNPAKQVDPKSLPTPGRILEITSRKNIDGETYDRQWPERAKKTMW; via the coding sequence ATGTCGCTCATCACTTCGGTCGAACAGCTCGAGGCCCTTTACGGCCTGCCCGGCGAGGCCTCGATCGTCAAGGAACTCGACCATGTGATTCCCGAATATGCCGCCTTCATCGAGGCCTCGCCCTTCGTGGCGCTCGCGACCAGCGGACCGGAAGGGCTGGACTGCTCGCCGCGCGGCGATCTCGCCGGCTTCGTGCGCCTCGTCGATGAAAAGACGCTGATGATGCCCGACAGGCGCGGCAACAACCGCGCCGATTCGCTGAAGAACATCATTCGCGATCCCCGCGTCGGGCTGCTGTTCCTGGTGCCCGGCTCCGGCACGACGCTACGTGTCAACGGCCGTGCTCACATCACCACCGATGCCGAGCTTTGCGCCTCCTTCACGGTCGAAGGCAAGCCGGCGCGGTCGGTCACCGTCGTCGCCGTCGACACGGTTTATTTCCAGTGCGCCCGCGCCATCGTGCGCTCGGAGCTCTGGAACCCGGCGAAGCAGGTCGATCCGAAGTCGCTGCCGACGCCTGGCCGGATCCTCGAGATCACCAGCCGCAAGAATATCGACGGCGAGACCTACGATCGGCAATGGCCTGAGCGGGCGAAAAAGACGATGTGGTAG
- a CDS encoding MarR family transcriptional regulator, with protein sequence MNIKQELPWDNPRFRNWVAVARACHVLERTLATKLAPLDLKPAQLDVLMNLYRHPGMSQHDLARKLLVGRSNITMLLPQLEARGLLRREGDEKDKRVLRLNLTEAGEALLMRALKVHMALIEKAMSQSTPEQCDMIGEQMRKIADVLKEA encoded by the coding sequence ATGAACATTAAGCAAGAGCTGCCCTGGGACAATCCGCGCTTTCGCAACTGGGTTGCCGTGGCGCGCGCCTGCCATGTGCTGGAGCGCACGCTGGCGACGAAGCTGGCGCCGCTCGACTTGAAGCCGGCGCAACTCGACGTGCTGATGAACCTCTATCGCCATCCCGGCATGTCGCAGCACGACCTGGCACGCAAGCTGCTTGTCGGCCGCTCCAACATCACCATGCTCCTGCCGCAGCTGGAAGCCCGCGGCCTGCTGCGTCGCGAAGGCGACGAGAAGGACAAGCGCGTGCTGCGGCTGAACCTCACCGAAGCCGGCGAGGCCCTGCTGATGCGGGCACTGAAGGTGCACATGGCGCTGATCGAGAAGGCGATGAGCCAGTCGACGCCGGAACAGTGCGACATGATCGGCGAGCAGATGCGCAAGATCGCCGATGTGCTCAAGGAAGCCTGA
- a CDS encoding alpha/beta hydrolase: protein MASFGLKVIRGVFGAAEHVAPRLSGRAAFELFCRTPNVKALSNGERRAVERAAAFMAEARHHRLKTRTDCVAVHEFRPEPGRDSRGTVLVIHGWRSRTEYMRTLIEGFRGAGYKVVSLDLPGHGHSLGRHLNMVTAVDAARVAGEWFGPFVAAVGHSFGGAIAANAVAASVKGMPPLAAQKLVLIAAPSSMPAIFDDFSRMLNVGPRSQVAMADRVKHLSGRPLSEFTGDRQLAEVPVPTLIIHAPDDREVHADHAKRYAGAGEHVSLHWADGLGHRRILADKDVVARAVGFVTGERQSALH, encoded by the coding sequence ATGGCATCATTTGGATTGAAGGTCATCCGGGGCGTCTTCGGCGCGGCCGAGCATGTCGCTCCGCGTCTCAGCGGCCGCGCCGCGTTCGAATTGTTCTGCCGCACGCCAAACGTCAAGGCCTTGAGCAATGGCGAGCGCCGCGCCGTCGAGCGCGCTGCCGCTTTCATGGCCGAGGCCCGCCATCACCGTTTGAAAACCAGGACGGATTGCGTTGCGGTGCATGAGTTCCGGCCCGAGCCGGGCAGGGACTCTCGCGGCACAGTGCTCGTCATCCACGGCTGGCGCTCTCGCACCGAATACATGCGCACGCTCATCGAGGGATTTCGCGGCGCCGGCTACAAGGTCGTCTCGCTCGACCTGCCAGGGCATGGCCATTCGCTCGGCCGGCATCTCAACATGGTGACCGCGGTCGACGCGGCACGGGTCGCCGGAGAGTGGTTCGGCCCGTTTGTTGCTGCCGTCGGCCATTCCTTTGGCGGCGCGATCGCCGCTAACGCCGTCGCTGCCTCCGTAAAAGGCATGCCGCCATTGGCGGCGCAAAAACTGGTGCTGATCGCCGCGCCCAGTTCCATGCCCGCGATATTCGATGACTTCAGCCGCATGCTCAATGTCGGGCCGCGCTCCCAGGTCGCCATGGCGGATCGGGTGAAACATCTGTCGGGGCGGCCCCTCAGCGAATTCACCGGCGACCGCCAGCTTGCCGAGGTGCCGGTGCCGACGCTGATCATCCATGCGCCGGACGATCGCGAAGTCCATGCCGATCATGCCAAGCGCTATGCGGGCGCCGGCGAACATGTCAGCCTGCATTGGGCCGACGGGCTTGGCCATCGCCGCATCCTCGCCGACAAGGATGTCGTGGCGCGCGCCGTGGGCTTCGTCACGGGGGAACGCCAGTCGGCGCTGCATTGA
- a CDS encoding rhodanese-like domain-containing protein, with product MKKGYRELLDEANAEIEVVSPEEAAGLLEDDGTIFVDLRDPGEVERDGKIPGSKHVTRGMLEFWIDPESPYHKPFFASGKTFVFFCAGGWRSALATKTAQDMGLTPVKHILGGYTAWKAAGLPVKPGQKKKPD from the coding sequence GTGAAGAAGGGATATCGCGAACTTCTCGATGAGGCGAATGCCGAGATCGAGGTGGTGTCGCCTGAGGAAGCGGCCGGGCTGCTGGAGGACGATGGCACGATCTTCGTCGATCTGCGCGATCCTGGCGAGGTCGAGCGCGACGGCAAGATCCCAGGCTCCAAGCATGTCACGCGCGGCATGCTCGAATTCTGGATCGACCCCGAAAGCCCCTACCACAAGCCGTTCTTCGCCTCGGGCAAGACCTTCGTCTTCTTCTGCGCCGGCGGCTGGCGCTCGGCGCTGGCAACCAAGACGGCGCAGGACATGGGCCTCACGCCGGTCAAGCACATCCTTGGCGGCTACACCGCCTGGAAGGCCGCCGGCCTGCCGGTCAAGCCGGGTCAGAAGAAGAAACCCGACTGA
- a CDS encoding murein L,D-transpeptidase, translated as MKFLGKRQAVLPVAIAVTLAIGMPQASAQGLFDMLFGGGIRHNPPGDFPPPPKPRKMQPGTGGGSVRISSPTYNTYRADKLARVDFKSLLPAPPPATAQDAAFVPSVTGSAFRDALAGLSDYELFAEPDIAKALIAYYSANPDFIWVTGDAPNTRAQDAVRVLGEAASYGLTPADYSVDVPATATAATPEERTKELVRFEMALSARVLRYAHDAQSGRVDPNRMTGYYDFPAKPLDLEGVLKTLAHTQEVRTYLESRHPQNPEYQALRVELESLEASEENEIVVDPKLLLKPGESSPELPKLLTLIARNLDDEMGSDYGEVLARLGKSEVYDPELVPVIKAVQKQAGMKGDGVIGPRTVASLAGTSKADKIEKVRVALEELRWLPSDLGSPRVFINQPAFTASYIDNGEEKLKTRVVIGKVTNQTAFFYNQIKQVDYHPYWGVPQSIIVNEMLPRLRSDPGYLDRAGYEVTDSRGNQIPSAAVDWGAYGSKIPFSVRQQPSEANALGELKILFPNKHAIYMHDTPQKSFFERDMRALSHGCIRLQDPRGMAAAVLGTSVDYVAEKLKHGHSTENVTRVMPVYVAYFTAWPDMSGKVEYFDDVYDRDSKLMQALDATEAVRAPSS; from the coding sequence ATGAAATTCCTCGGAAAAAGACAAGCCGTGCTGCCAGTCGCGATCGCTGTAACGCTTGCTATCGGCATGCCGCAGGCCAGCGCCCAGGGGCTGTTCGACATGCTGTTCGGCGGCGGCATCCGGCATAATCCCCCAGGAGATTTTCCGCCGCCGCCGAAGCCGCGAAAGATGCAGCCCGGCACCGGCGGAGGCAGCGTCAGGATCAGCAGCCCGACCTACAACACCTACAGGGCCGACAAGCTCGCGCGTGTCGACTTCAAGTCGCTGCTGCCGGCTCCGCCGCCCGCGACCGCGCAGGACGCAGCCTTTGTGCCGTCCGTGACCGGAAGCGCGTTTCGCGACGCGCTGGCAGGCCTGAGCGACTATGAACTGTTTGCCGAACCGGACATCGCCAAGGCGCTCATCGCCTACTATTCGGCCAATCCTGATTTCATCTGGGTGACGGGGGATGCACCCAACACTCGGGCTCAGGATGCCGTCCGGGTGCTTGGCGAGGCGGCGAGCTACGGCCTGACGCCGGCCGACTATTCAGTCGATGTTCCGGCGACCGCGACTGCCGCGACACCGGAAGAGCGGACCAAGGAACTGGTCCGCTTCGAGATGGCGCTGTCGGCGCGCGTGCTGCGCTATGCCCATGACGCCCAGAGCGGCCGCGTCGACCCGAACCGCATGACCGGCTATTACGATTTCCCGGCCAAGCCGCTCGATCTCGAGGGTGTGCTGAAGACGCTGGCGCACACGCAGGAGGTGCGGACCTACCTCGAATCGCGGCACCCGCAGAACCCGGAATACCAGGCGCTGCGCGTCGAACTGGAATCGCTTGAGGCGAGCGAGGAGAACGAGATCGTCGTCGATCCGAAGCTGCTGCTCAAGCCCGGCGAAAGCAGCCCCGAGCTACCCAAGCTTTTGACGCTGATTGCCCGCAATCTCGATGACGAGATGGGCAGCGACTACGGCGAGGTCCTTGCCAGGCTTGGCAAGAGCGAGGTTTACGACCCCGAACTGGTGCCGGTGATCAAGGCGGTGCAGAAGCAGGCCGGGATGAAGGGCGACGGCGTCATCGGCCCGCGCACGGTCGCCTCGCTTGCCGGAACCTCCAAGGCCGACAAGATCGAGAAGGTCCGGGTCGCGCTCGAAGAGCTGCGCTGGCTTCCCTCCGACCTTGGCAGCCCGCGCGTATTCATCAACCAGCCGGCCTTCACCGCGAGCTACATCGACAATGGCGAGGAGAAGCTGAAGACCCGCGTGGTCATCGGCAAGGTCACCAACCAGACCGCCTTCTTCTACAACCAGATCAAGCAGGTCGATTATCATCCCTACTGGGGCGTGCCGCAGTCGATCATCGTCAACGAGATGCTGCCGCGGCTTCGCAGCGATCCGGGCTATCTCGATCGCGCCGGCTACGAGGTGACGGATTCGCGAGGCAATCAAATCCCGTCGGCCGCGGTTGACTGGGGTGCCTATGGCTCCAAAATTCCCTTCAGCGTGCGTCAGCAGCCAAGCGAGGCCAACGCGCTCGGAGAGCTGAAGATACTCTTCCCCAACAAGCACGCCATCTACATGCACGACACGCCGCAGAAATCTTTCTTCGAGCGCGACATGCGCGCGCTGAGCCACGGCTGCATCCGCCTGCAGGATCCGCGCGGCATGGCGGCCGCAGTGCTCGGCACCTCGGTCGACTATGTCGCCGAGAAGCTGAAGCACGGCCATTCGACCGAAAATGTCACGCGCGTCATGCCGGTCTATGTCGCCTATTTCACCGCTTGGCCCGACATGTCCGGCAAGGTCGAATATTTCGACGACGTCTACGATCGCGATTCGAAGCTGATGCAGGCACTGGATGCGACCGAAGCGGTGCGTGCGCCGTCAAGCTAA
- a CDS encoding PepSY domain-containing protein gives MRAVVVLASGIAFFVIGGSAFAADGQAMPPQNAKKLSEIVAQVEKRNDFQYVKEVDWSSDGYTVTYYTTDRAKVEITYDPVTGEPK, from the coding sequence ATGCGCGCTGTAGTTGTTTTGGCAAGTGGCATTGCGTTCTTCGTTATCGGCGGATCGGCTTTCGCGGCCGACGGGCAGGCGATGCCGCCGCAAAATGCCAAGAAGCTCTCGGAAATCGTCGCCCAGGTCGAGAAGCGGAACGACTTCCAATATGTGAAGGAGGTCGACTGGAGCAGCGACGGCTATACCGTCACCTATTACACGACCGACCGGGCCAAGGTCGAAATCACCTATGACCCGGTGACCGGCGAACCGAAGTAA
- a CDS encoding adenylate/guanylate cyclase domain-containing protein, giving the protein MAERNYTRQLATIISIDAVGFSRLMGIDDERAVAAFEERRDIITDSCGAFGGRTFGVAGDSIMAEFGNPIEALRAAFDFQDRIMALNSSSAEEMRMPFRAGINTGDVIVREGRLYGDDVNIAARLQEFAPHDGLAISETTWHHVKDKTAAVFTDLGEFMLKNIALPVRVLIAGRGGNGATMAAPLAAFPSASGPYKPVPKGPPAIAVLPFQGSGSEPDIGYMADGVAEDIIYGLSNTRWLSVIAKGSSFQFRDDGLGTRLIGNALGARYIVSGTLTGLGGQIRLNASLTDTSNGRLVWSQRFDRDLVDIFSLRDQIGSEIVSILDKEVDRAEQVRTFQVPWESLETWQLVRRGRWHMNRRTRKDTEIALEFFDKAFQEDPNSSAVLNELAWWYFWRAWLRFGDSDDLDKVEAFARKALLMDSLDARPHAYLGAADIMRGLPASAAEHLIEAIHINPSFAFARSAMGSARLLLGDAEGAIPFFQDTERLSPFDLYRFHNLGELAAAYCFVEDWPAAIAIAARSLNLSPGYFYARFLKIGALMRSGRHDEAERELAIFATRHPDFSEQRIRWIPFVDAAKNNFLIANFDLAKSIA; this is encoded by the coding sequence ATGGCTGAACGGAACTATACCCGTCAGCTTGCGACAATCATTTCTATCGACGCCGTAGGCTTTTCTCGGCTGATGGGCATCGACGACGAACGCGCCGTCGCGGCCTTCGAGGAGCGGCGCGATATCATCACCGACAGCTGCGGCGCCTTTGGCGGCCGCACGTTCGGTGTTGCCGGCGACAGCATCATGGCCGAATTCGGCAATCCGATCGAAGCCTTGCGCGCGGCGTTCGACTTCCAGGACCGGATCATGGCGCTCAACTCCTCGTCCGCCGAGGAGATGCGCATGCCGTTCCGCGCCGGGATCAACACCGGCGACGTCATCGTCCGCGAGGGCCGTCTCTATGGCGACGACGTCAACATCGCCGCCCGTCTCCAGGAATTCGCTCCGCATGACGGCCTCGCCATTTCGGAGACGACCTGGCACCACGTGAAGGACAAGACGGCGGCAGTTTTCACCGACCTCGGCGAGTTCATGCTCAAGAACATCGCCCTGCCGGTGCGCGTCCTGATAGCCGGGCGCGGCGGCAACGGGGCGACAATGGCTGCTCCCCTGGCTGCCTTCCCCTCCGCATCCGGCCCTTACAAACCCGTCCCCAAGGGACCGCCGGCAATCGCGGTGCTGCCGTTTCAGGGCAGCGGCAGCGAGCCCGATATCGGCTACATGGCCGATGGCGTAGCGGAAGACATCATCTACGGCTTGTCCAATACCCGCTGGCTTTCGGTGATCGCCAAGGGCTCCAGCTTCCAGTTCCGCGACGACGGCCTTGGAACCAGGCTCATCGGCAACGCGCTTGGCGCGCGCTACATCGTCAGCGGCACGCTGACGGGTTTGGGCGGGCAAATCCGCCTCAACGCCTCGCTCACCGATACGTCGAACGGGCGCCTCGTCTGGTCGCAGCGCTTCGACCGCGACCTGGTCGACATCTTCAGCCTGCGCGACCAGATCGGCAGCGAGATCGTCTCGATCCTCGACAAGGAGGTCGACCGGGCCGAGCAGGTGCGGACCTTCCAGGTGCCGTGGGAAAGCCTCGAGACCTGGCAGCTGGTGCGGCGGGGCCGCTGGCACATGAACAGGCGCACGCGCAAAGACACCGAGATCGCACTTGAATTCTTCGACAAGGCCTTTCAGGAAGATCCGAATTCCAGCGCCGTGCTGAACGAGCTGGCATGGTGGTACTTCTGGCGGGCATGGCTCCGCTTCGGCGACAGCGACGACCTGGACAAGGTCGAGGCGTTCGCGCGCAAGGCGCTTCTGATGGACAGCCTCGACGCACGCCCGCACGCCTATCTCGGCGCGGCCGACATCATGCGCGGCCTGCCGGCGTCGGCCGCAGAGCATCTCATCGAAGCGATCCACATCAATCCGAGCTTTGCCTTCGCCCGCTCGGCGATGGGCAGCGCGCGCCTGCTGCTCGGCGACGCCGAAGGCGCGATCCCGTTTTTCCAGGATACCGAGCGGCTGAGCCCGTTCGACCTCTACCGCTTCCACAATCTCGGGGAACTGGCCGCCGCATACTGCTTCGTCGAGGACTGGCCGGCGGCCATTGCCATCGCCGCACGTTCGCTCAACCTTTCGCCGGGCTACTTCTACGCCAGGTTCCTCAAAATCGGCGCCTTGATGCGGAGCGGCCGCCACGACGAGGCCGAGCGGGAGCTCGCCATTTTCGCGACCAGGCATCCGGATTTTTCCGAGCAGAGGATTCGCTGGATACCGTTCGTCGATGCCGCGAAGAACAACTTCCTGATCGCCAATTTCGATCTAGCCAAGTCGATCGCATGA